In Drosophila santomea strain STO CAGO 1482 chromosome 2L, Prin_Dsan_1.1, whole genome shotgun sequence, a single window of DNA contains:
- the LOC120454328 gene encoding leucine-rich repeat and fibronectin type-III domain-containing protein 2 isoform X3, with the protein MRPGRTTTALPAGSTPLLLLLLLPLILGRLHLAHAQCPWQRDVPDLQTSCICAYNLGRELSVQCDQVDFSQLLAAMNTHARLKPVDLLYVNNSTISELPNAVFSNLSLHNVQLSSCGIQRIATGAFKGQESVLRNLNLQDNLLADVPVEALKVLGKLNLLDLSKNQLTHIPDDAFVGLTKLSTLKLNDNNVTLASNAFRGLEQSLKNLNLKGTKQRKVPECIRGLKSLAFLDLSQNGIKELPGAGGIRVFDGLDALTALNLERNLIQSIGETAFAGVRKTLSSLSLLNNLLAEFPIGAVHSLKELRVLDIGFNLLTSLPEAAFRGNPGITLLALDGNPLSSVPEGAFAHLNATLRGLSLGGRFLHCDCKLRWVAEWIRNGDLQVTSRERNPQFCGTPPRFRDRGFYSIQPEELSCPDIADAALRGPVGLADNLKPTLPSSPDSVEYETDTGTGTGTVGTGTGTGTAASAPVTSSVSSSTSTTTPTTTTTTTTAEPTTRRSTTRPPTKSTTTISASTASPAASAPVNGTGTVQATSITTSSSSSSSSSSSTSTSTGHGNGKQAPGWRQGVTNGNGNGAGAGGLHKPQRPPLVLGYPPQRGTRIDDANEVQVKHAFRQDSSVIIQWDSDTANILGFRVVYRLFGEKAFKQGPPLESSEREFKIKNVPAQECIIVCVISLEELHVTPETVPYQQCREVRTVASQASNMDKITIAASAAICGTIIVAVIVFIAASRRSRKLQSSQQKSPLPIGGLPVNCCGPTGSPGPLGSIATLSAFNNHKEWDQVSAYSGRSIPRPRIYPVEQPDDMRSHFSGMPGKVGKSRYSQAGSTHTLNNYCDTSDNWTDHDMDIYMARNPTTRNGLVPL; encoded by the exons ATGAGACCAGGCCGAACGACAACAGCTTTACCAGCAGGGAGCACgcccctgctcctgctcctgctacTGCCACTCATCCTGGGCAGGCTCCACTTGGCCCACGCCCAGTGTCCTTGGCAGAGGGATGTGCCCGACCTGCAGACGAGCTGCATCTGCGCCTACAATCTGGGCAGGGAGCTATCAGTGCAATGCGATCAG GTGGACTTTTCGCAACTCCTGGCTGCGATGAACACCCACGCCCGCCTGAAGCCCGTGGATTTGCTGTACGTGAACAACTCTACGATTTCCGAGTTGCCCAATGCCGTTTTCAGCAATTTGAGCCTGCACAATGTGCAGCTCTCGAGCTGCGGCATCCAGAGGATTGCGACGGGTGCCTTTAAGGGGCAGGAGTCGGTGCTGCGGAATCTCAATCTGCAGGACAATCTGCTGGCCGACGTGCCAGTTGAGGCGCTCAAGGTGCTGGGCAAGCTGAATCTGCTGGATTTGTCCAAAAATCAGCTCACTCACATTCCCGACGACGCCTTTGTGGGCCTGACAAAGCTCTCCACCCTCAAGCTCAACGATAACAATGTCACCCTGGCCAGCAATGCATTCAGGGGCCTGGAGCAGAGCCTGAAGAACCTGAATCTGAAGGGCACCAAGCAGCGAAAGGTGCCGGAATGTATCAGGGGTCTGAAGAGCCTAGCCTTCCTGGATCTCTCCCAGAATGGCATCAAAGAACTGCCGGGTGCGGGCGGCATTCGGGTGTTCGATGGTCTGGACGCTCTGACTGCCCTAAATCTGGAACGGAATCTCATCCAGAGCATTGGCGAAACAGCATTTGCTGGCGTGCGAAAAACACTGAGCTCGCTGAGTTTGCTCAACAATCTGCTGGCGGAATTTCCCATTGGAGCCGTGCACTCGCTGAAGGAGCTGCGTGTCCTGGACATTGGCTTCAATCTGCTGACCAGCCTGCCGGAGGCCGCCTTCCGGGGCAATCCGGGCATCACCCTGCTGGCCCTGGACGGAAATCCACTGAGCAGCGTGCCCGAAGGCGCCTTCGCCCACCTGAATGCCACACTCCGCGGACTCTCCCTCGGCGGCAGGTTCCTCCACTGCGACTGCAAGCTGCGTTGGGTGGCCGAGTGGATTCGCAACGGCGACTTGCAG GTTACATCGCGCGAACGGAATCCCCAGTTCTGTGGCACCCCACCACGCTTCCGGGACCGAGGCTTCTACTCCATTCAGCCGGAGGAGCTCAGCTGCCCGGACATTGCCGATGCGGCCCTCCGTGGACCCGTCGGCCTCGCCGATAACCTGAAACCCACGCTGCCATCGTCGCCCGACTCCGTGGAATATGAAACTGACACGGGCACGGGCACGGGTACAGTGGGCACTGGGACTGGCACTGGCACGGCAGCCTCGGCTCCGGTGACCAGTAGTGTGAGCAGCTCCACCTCGACAACGACAcccacaacaaccacaacgacAACCACAGCGGAGCCAACGACCAGGAGGAGCACG ACGCGTCCGCCGACCAAGTCGACTACAACGATATCGGCCAGCACAGCCTCGCCAGCTGCCAGTGCGCCGGTGAATGGAACGGGCACAGTTCAGGCCACCTCCATCACGAcgagcagcagctcctcctcctcctcctcatcctccacgtccacgtccacggGTCACGGCAATGGCAAGCAGGCGCCCGGCTGGCGCCAAGGAGTGaccaatggcaatggcaatggtgcaggagcaggagggCTCCACAAGCCGCAGAGGCCACCGCTGGTCCTGGGCTATCCACCGCAGCGGGGCACTCGCATCGACGATGCCAACGAGGTGCAGGTGAAGCACGCGTTCCGCCAGGACAGCTCCGTGATCATCCAGTGGGACTCGGACACGGCGAATATCCTGGGATTCCGCGTGGTCTATCGCCTGTTCGGCGAGAAGGCCTTCAAGCAGGGACCACCGCTGGAGTCCAGCGAGCGCGAGTTCAAGATCAAGAATGTCCCCGCCCAGGAGTGCATCATCGTGTGCGTCATCtcgctggaggagctgcacGTGACCCCCGAAACGGTTCCCTACCAGCAGTGCCGCGAAGTTCGCACTGTCGCCTCGCAGGCCTCCAACATGGACAAGATAACGATTGCGGCCAGTGCGGCCATTTGTGGCACCATCATTGTGGCCGTGATTGTCTTCATCGCTGCCAGCAG ACGCTCCCGCAAACTGCAGAGCAGCCAGCAGAAGAGTCCGCTGCCAATTGGAGGTCTGCCCGTTAATTGCTGCGGTCCGACCGGTTCACCTGGACCACTTGGCTCCATTGCAACGCTATCGGCATTTAACAATCACAAG GAATGGGATCAAGTGTCGGCCTACAGTGGTCGCTCGATACCGCGGCCGCGCATCTATCCCGTGGAGCAGCCGGACGACATGAGGAGCCACTTCTCCGGAATGCCCGGCAAGGTGGGCAAATCGAG ATACTCGCAGGCGGGATCGACGCACACGCTGAACAACTACTGCGATACATCGGACAACTGGACGGATCACGACATGGACATCTATATGGCCCGCAATCCGACGACGCGCAACGGTTTAGTGCCATTATGA